The genomic interval ctgggggcatctagcaagcccaagtcactgtatcatGTTGtgatccctgttagcttgcgatatgcgggagctgacgtttttccataggaatacattgaccagcgttgattggccgaatgccatacagagtacagcattcggccaatcaacgctggttctgccggaggctcgtctgtgtggaggcggagtctaatattggaccagaatggagactgctgtggaccgatctaagactgtgcctccaccggcagaaccagcattgattggccgaatgctatactctgtatggcattcggccaatcaacgctggtcaatgcattgctatgccgagatgtagcagtgttggcagtgcgctcagctcgactactccgaagatgcagtcaAGCTcagcgcacgcccagcactgctacatcggatatgaagcagagctggccatgcaatgagcttggctactccggagatgcagttgagctcagcgcacggccagcactgctacatcggagatgaagcagagctggctgtgcgctgagctcggctactccggagatgcagccgagagtgcagcagggttcaacgcacactcagcacagctacatctgagatgcagtagagctgagtgtgcagcagagctgagagtgcAGCAGGGTTCTGTGATCAtattgacccacagaatacaggtaacctgtCATTTTTTCCCCACATTATCCCAAATTAAGCCCTTAAGAAATtgtcgcaaatgcattttttttttttccaattccacctcattaagaatttttttccagttttccagtactttgtacaggatattgaaagTTGCCTTTACAAAGTAGAATTTGTCCTGCAGATTATAGGACCTCATGTGGCTCTGTGAACTGATGGCTACtggttatggctcttggaatggggagagggaaaaaCAGAAGTTTAAAAACAAAATTTGGCTGAGGCATGAAAGGGTTTAAAGTACTATAGCATTACTATAAATTATCTTACCTAAAAAATAGCTCTTTTTCAGGACCCGGCCAGATCCAATGAGCCACCATACCAAGCCTTCAAAATAATGACCTAAAATATTGGTTTGATATTAATTTACTCATATGTGTTATCTTATTATGATTCTGCCCTTAGAGTTTTCTCtcaataatatttatttaaaatcTATTCCCCTAATactaaaaaaaatcccagaatGTCTTTGTAGGCCATACCCATGGGGGCACTTAATGTTAATTACTATACCAGAGGAACATATCACGCAATGCTATATAAGAGATGGCCTTCTCTAGTCAGATTGCTCAGGAGGAAACACAACTGCAAGGCTGAGGATCAAAGGTCTTCATATTTCTTTATATTCTTTTAGTCAATCATTAGAACATGTAAGGAGATACTTACGGTATGTGAGCTTAAATATTCTTTATAGATGGcaataatatgtaatatactaTTTGATATAATGCATTATTAATATCGCAGATGATAGGATGGATTCACAGATAGATCACAATATAGAGCAGGTTTATTTGGGTAACCATAGTAGTGTGACTGAATGTCAGATGCTCTCCCACACAAACCCAACGTTCACATGACAGTGTAAAGCAGTGATGGTGTGATGGTCATTTTTTAATGGCCGATACAATCTATGTGAATTGGGCCACTCACAGGACCACTTTTTAAATAGACTGTttaaggtcatgtcctatttttatctgtttttattGATCCATCAATAGAATCCGATCTATGAGTGATATGTGAAAATGGGTGCCCTTTGGATGtagaaaatgtccatttttcatggccgtttcATTCAACATCCATGTGAATCTAAACAACCCCATCATAAGATCTTTTGTTTTACTAGCCAttgcctgcgacttcatctgcatgatgtgggcatcgatgatccgcctatatcaggggtgggcaattcattttcccatggggctgcatGAGAAATACTAtactatagtataataatatagtaaaCATAAATTcattacagtagtgaagccatgtcatttaccaggataaaaagtatcctatgtgttaaccgaggttataaactatctatgtgccaaacttcatccaaatctgttcagctgtttttgcgtgatcgaggaacaaacatccaaactttcacatttataagtgtagtagtagcagtagctgTTGTTGTTCATTCTCTCTTTAATTTTGATGCCATATCTCTTGAGGTTTTCAGCTTACTTTAAAGGAACGGGGAAAAGGGTACTAGAAATATTAGGCAAAAAAAGTTTATGCgtttatgtaatttttattaaataaatgattaaaaattattataataaaccaACATACTATAAATCATTTCATTAAAGAACATACTAATTTATAGTAAGCATTGTAAACATGAATGTATAAAATCTTAATATTTTATCATCTCCCCATAACATCCTAATATCCTCACGTTTCCATACAGATTGTTTTTATCATGATAGCAATTTCgtcaacaagtaaaaaaaaaatttattactTTGTGTTTTAATTATTTAGTTTACTAAAACAAATTCCTGTTCCTGTCcattgtaggggattgtagggttataggtcggacttgatggactgatgtcttcatcaaaCTCATCTACTATGCAACTATGTAGCCAATACATCTAATATTCGTTTCTCCTATATCCACTTAAAGCTGTGAATACTACTACGAGTGTTGTAATGGTggctataaggctgagttcactcggggtattttggttaggattttgagtccAAATCCGCctcaacatcctgaccaaaaaagacggttcccattgaaatcaatgagagccggtcagttcttttttccgggagccgcttgttccggcttctggaaaaaagaagcgacatgctcattcttcaggtggccTCACGACTCTgcatgaagacactccctcctcccaactaggcccattcatttgggcctaatccggctcAGAGTGCTACGACTGGATACTGGtgtactgcaccggtatccagtcactgctacccgtattttggaacggaacctgaggcggcctccatgttatattccggtccaaaataccccgtgtgaaccaggtctaagatgGCTAGATGGCTATATAAGTAGCTATAACTTCTAAGAAAGCCTCATTCATTACCAGAGTCATATTTAACATCGCTGAATATAATATTACAATGTTACACATTTGTCATTTAAGGGAAAATGGTCTATCCGCAATGACAATGATGGATCATGAAGCTTTATCGAGAATGTTTGATTTATGTTGCGCAGAATATTTATCCTGCATGGACAATTTGCTATCAATTATTTATTATATGCAATTTATGTTCTTAGAATATAACAGGTCTATAAGGTTCTTTTTTTAGCTATAAAATGAACATGGTCAATTCCACCTCAGTAACTGACTTTGTCTTGGCTGGTCTGGGAATTCATGAAGATCTTCGAGTGATTGTTTTCTTAATTATTCTGCTTTTTTACATAGTAGCCTTAGTAGCAAATCTGTCTATTATGCTTATCTCTATTTTTGATCTCACTCTCCATACACCCATGTATTTCTTCTTGTACAACTTGGCTTTCCTTGACATTTTTTACTCATCGGTGGTTGTCCCCAAGATGCTGACAGATCTTATGTCACAGAAGAAGATGATCCCATTTTATGGTTGTATGCTACAAGTCCATTTCTTCCATTTCTTGGGTAGTACAGAAGTTGTACTATTTTCCGCcatgtcctatgacagatatgttGCTATTGCACATCCTTTGAGATACTCAACCATTATGAGTTACAAGGTCTGTATTGGTTTATCTTTGTCGTCTTGGGTTATTGGATTTTCTCATGCATCggtccacagtataatgactgcAAAACTCCCTTATTGTGGACCGAATGTAGTCAAACATTTCTTCTGCGATGTCAAACCATTGCTTGACTTGGCCTGTACAGATGTCTCGCTGAATTACAAGCTCCTTGTTAGAGTGACTGGAACTCTCGCTACGACGACGTTAATGTTGACTGTCCTTTCCTACGTCTTCATTAGTAAATTTCTTACAAAAATAAAGACCTTGCAGGGACGAATGCGCGCATTGTCTACATGTAGTGCCCATTTTACTGTGGTGACTCTCCAGTATGGGACAGCCATATTTACCTACATGCGTCCATCTACAGAGGGTTCTCTAGATCAAGACAGAGCAGCTGCCATTATGTTCTCCGTTATAACCCCGGCCTTAAACCCAATAATTTATACATTACGGAACAAAGACATGAAGAAAGCTTTCAAGAAATTATTAAAATCATCTCTATAACTGTATATTGACACAAAAAACAGACTGAGTTACAGCTATTAAATTAAAGGGCAGCGATTCACTCCGGACATGTGTGTTTAGGAAATACACTAGTGAGAAaaaatatggaattttttttcgaGAAATAAGTAGATTGTTGAAGTTTAATGGCTTACAAAGGGGAAAGATTTGTTCattctgaagagaagccagagtacaccagccttgcagccctggagtcttgggtttgaatcccgccaggaacaacatctgtaaagagttttatatgttatccccgtgttttcgtggatttcctcccatactccaaagacatactgataggaaaaaatgtacattgtgagccataTATGGGGGAGAAGTAGGAGTAATCTTTCGTGGATGGATGATCATGTCTCCAGGTGTCCATCAGACCAGTATCCTCTGGGATAGTGCTGACTTGCCTGAAGACAAGTCTAAGAGGGGGTTTAGGGTGACGTTTAAATCTTCTCCCAATACAACTTCACCTTGAGAAAACTGTAAAGCAGATCTACTCCAGGGTCCCTGGTCGTGGTttggtgcgtatatatatatattacatctcTTGGAGAAAGAGAATATCTGTTTTCAACTTTATGCCAATGCGTAGCACTCCGTGTCTCTTGTGTGGTGAGTTCAGTCCATTGGTGTTGAACAAAGTCAATGCAATAGAAAAATCACAGCCCAAGTTGGCCTAAAATTTGGTATAAACTTAAGCATCCAAAAGCATATTCATATCAAATTCGAATACAATGtccaaaaacatatatatatatatatatatatgggtcacTCACTCTTCACAGCGTATAAGAAAATCGCAGCGAGACTTCTTGGTTCCTCCGGCTTGGAACACAGATACAAACAACATGGAAAAAGACGTGAAGTCCAGCGAAATCCTTATTGATAAAAATTGTtcactttatttaatccatgataAAAAATACATGCATCTCCATATATAGTGCGTGGCTCAAGGCGTATGGATGACTGAGACCACAGCAAATGTCAGTAACAGACTTAGACTGAGACTTAGCTGGTCAGTCTAAGTCTGTTACTGACATTTGCTGTGGTCTCAGTCATCCATACGCCTTGAGCCACGCACTATATATGGAGATGCATGTATTTTTtatcatggattaaataaagtgaACAATTTTTATCAATAAGGATTTCGCTGGACTTCACGTCTTTTTCCATGTTGTCATTGGTGTTGAAGGTGGTGGCTGTGACTGTTACTGTAGTCATTCTAGTATATGGTGAGAGGTACCCTGCAAGTCAGGTCACTAAGGCTGCCGGTGCCTTTAGGAGAGACGAGGTCTCCGTCTGGCGCTCAGGAAAGCAAGAAAATAGGAGAGTAGTAAAGAGAAGGAGATTCTATAAAAGTTATCAAAACCTCATATGCACCTCAAAATCATACCAATAGAAAGCAAAGATCATCCCTCAAAAAACAAGCCCTGAACCAGCTCTGTCaactgaaatataaaaatgttactcATCTTAGAAGATGGTCATGCAAATATAATTTTACACgtacaaatgtgtttttttgttctgcaaaattttaataatgttaaaaaaaacaatataaatgaggtattgccgtaatccTGCTGtcctgcagaataaagggaacatgttacttatgctgtacgcaacattaaaaaaaataaaaggtaaaacgcaatgccagaattaAGTTGTTATGGGCAACCTGAAAAAAATggggtcattaaaaaaaaaaaaaaatctcatacagtaaaaa from Leptodactylus fuscus isolate aLepFus1 chromosome 7, aLepFus1.hap2, whole genome shotgun sequence carries:
- the LOC142212961 gene encoding olfactory receptor 12D1-like, which gives rise to MNMVNSTSVTDFVLAGLGIHEDLRVIVFLIILLFYIVALVANLSIMLISIFDLTLHTPMYFFLYNLAFLDIFYSSVVVPKMLTDLMSQKKMIPFYGCMLQVHFFHFLGSTEVVLFSAMSYDRYVAIAHPLRYSTIMSYKVCIGLSLSSWVIGFSHASVHSIMTAKLPYCGPNVVKHFFCDVKPLLDLACTDVSLNYKLLVRVTGTLATTTLMLTVLSYVFISKFLTKIKTLQGRMRALSTCSAHFTVVTLQYGTAIFTYMRPSTEGSLDQDRAAAIMFSVITPALNPIIYTLRNKDMKKAFKKLLKSSL